Part of the Caulifigura coniformis genome, TCGCCGCGACGATGGCCTCAGCCCTCTCCCCTGACGGACGTCTGCTCGTCACGGGGGGCGGTTACAACGCCAACGGAGGGCGTCTGATCATCCGGGACCTCGAAACGAAGTCGACGATTCTCACGCGGCAGACGGATCGCGGGCTCCGCCGGATCAGGTTCGTGCCGAACACCGACTGGATCGTGGTGGCCGGCTATGACGGGAAAGCCCGGCTGATGGACGCCCGGACGGGGCGACACATTCGCGAGTTCTCGAGACACACGGCGAACATCGACGGCGTCGCCGTATCTGTGGATGGTTCCCGCATGGCGACCGCGTCTCACGATGGCCTGGTGATGCTCTGGAACCTGCAGACGGGCCAGCACCTGCGGACCTTCACCGGTCACACCAACGACGTCATGACCGTGGCGTTCGTCCCGACGGAACCGCTGCTTGTCTCCGGGAGTCGTGATCTCCGGGTGCTGATCTGGAACATTGAAACCGGGGAACTGGTCCGCGAGTTCACCGGACCGGAAAGCCAGGTCGAGGACGTGGCCGTTTCTCCGGGCGGCACGGTCATCGCCGCGGCCTGCGGCGACCAGAAGACATGGCTGTGGGACCGCGAGACGGGGAAGCTCCTCGGCACACTTCCGGCCCGGCGCGGGCGGCTGAGCTGTGTCGACTTCTCGCCGGACGGCAACCACCTTGCGATGGGAGGTTTCGACGGGGAGGTCACTCTCTGGGATTACGCGCAGCAGTCCATGGTCGTCCGCATCCCGGCCCATCAATCAGCGGTCTTCGCGGTGACATTCTCCGGCGATGGCCAGCTGCTGGCTTCTCATGGCTGGAGCGGGGACGCGAAGTTGTGGAAGAGCGACGGCAGCCTGGTCACGGAGTTCCCGATTGCGTCGGACGCACAGCGTGCGGTGTCGGCTGCTGCGTGGGCGCCCGATGAATCATGCTTTGCCGTCATGGACCTGGCGGGAGGGATCCGGCTGATCTCGCCCGACCAGAACCAGGAACTCGCCAACTTCCGGATCGAGGGACCCCAGGTGTCATCGCTGGGGTTCACGGGAGATGGCCAGCTGATGACGGGGCATATCGATGGTTCGATCCGGACCGTGACCCGTACTGGCGAGGCATCGGAGCCGATTGCCGGTGGACCGCCGAATCGGGCCGGTGTGGCCCGTTTCTCGACGGTCGGACCACACGCGATCGCCGTGCAGTTTCTGGACGGATCGGCCGCTCGAATCGACGTCGGCCAGTCAAAGTTCGTGAGGCTGGGAGAGACCTTCGACTTCGTCCAGGTCGCGACCGACCCGGGACTCGACTGGTTTGCGACGCTGCATCACCCGGGATTCGTCCGCTTCTGGGATGCAGCGACGGGCAAGCCGCTCGCCGGCCAACTGAACCTTCAGGAACAATCGCCTCAGAAGCTGGCCGTCACGTCCGTCGGTTCCCGCCTGATCTGCTCGAACGCCACCGGCCTGATCAACTGCCGGGTCACGCGCACGGGGGACGAGGTCAGCGGCGAGCCGGGGCGCTTTCTTCCGGTCGCGAATGGTCCGCTTCAGGCTCTCGCGATTTCTCCCGACGGGCAGACCGTCGTCGGCCCGCTTCTGGACGGCACGATTCGCGTCCACGGGATTGATGGATCCATGGGAACGACGATCAAGCGGGACAACACGGCCGGGCCGGCTACGGAAGTGATGTTCGGTCCGCGCAGCCAGCGGCTGATCACCATTCATCAGAACGGCCAGGGCTGGTTCTGGGACATCGACAGGGCGAATGCCGAAGTGCTGCCACTCATTTCGATCGCGGCCCATGAGAAAGGGACGCGGTTCGTCAGCTTCGCGCTGGACGATCAGGCGCTGGTGACCAATGGCTACGACGGCAAGGGGTGGGTCTGGGACCTGGCGACGGGCGAGCGCCGTCAATTGATCGGAAAAGACTCGGTCAGCACCTGCGCTGTGAGCCCGGATACCCGGAAAGTGGCGATCGGTCATTTCCCGGCAGGGCTCGATCTCCGGGATCTGCAGTCCTTGGAAACGGAGCGGACTTTCGAGAAGCCGAAACGCGGTCCTTACTCGATTCAGTTCTCGCCCGACCAGAGACGGCTGATCACCTCGTACTACGAAAAGGACCTGATCCTCTACGACCTGGCGGGCGAGACTCCGCCTGTGGCGCTCGGTCCGGCCGCGCTGCCCTGGACATACGCCGTGTTCAGTCCCGACAGCAAGATGTTTGCGGCGTGTACCGGGGACTACAAGCAGCAGTCGATTGTCGGCAGCATCACACTGCACGACGCAGCCACGGGCAACGTCCTGAAAAAGTTCGAAGGCTTCTCGGGCGAAGCGAAGTTCGCCGCATTCGATCCGGAAGGGAGGCGGCTTGCCACGTCGGCCTCTGATAAGGTGGTCCGAGTCTACGATATTGGTTCCGGCGAGGAGCTGGCGGCGCTGAAACAATCGGATACGGCGTTTTCGATCGTGTTCGTTCCGGGAACCGATCTCCTGATCACTGGCGATTACCGGGGCAATCTGCGGATCTGGGATTTCCAGTCAAAGACGCTCGTCCAGTCGCTCAGGGCCCATCCGGACCTGCTCCAGCGCCTGGATCTCAGTCGCGACAAGAGCGCGCTGGTGACGGGGGGAAAAGACGGTTCGGTGAAACTCTGGAAGCTGGTCGGGGAAGGAAATCAGCTCCGGGTGTTTTGAGGTTCGCTTTGAAAGCGAGTGGAACACCAGCCTCATCTGACGCCGGTCCGTCGGCCGGCGGTGAAGTGGCCGCTCAGGCCGGGACTGAACTGACTCACGATTGACCTCTGAAGACGACTGTCTGGCCCGGTCGTCGGTCAAAATCGGCTCGACAGGACGTTCGAAGTTTCTGTGGTGGCCTGCCAGAATGCGCACATTGGGCTGCTGGCGAGTGTGTGCCGGCGGCGTTCTGCGTCTTCGAGCGGTCTCACCGAACTCATGAAGCAAAAATACGGACTCCTGTTCCTCGTCGGCCTGCTGGCGACATCGGTCGAAGCAACCGCTGCGCCTCCGCCTTACCACGATCCCGCGCCGAAGAAGTACGACATCACGGCCCGGGCGAGCGAAATCGATCCGCGGGCGAAAGAGCACCCCGAAGTCGAGTTTGTGTTTACAAAAAACGGCAAGCCGAGCGACGTGGAACACGGCGTCGTTGATACCCGCGTCGCTCCGCAGGGCAAGCTCGTCATCTGGCTGATGGGCTACAACGGCCAGCTGTTCGACCGCATTGCCGGTTACGGACTGCACGGCATCCAGGTGCACTATGCCAACGGCTGGTTTGGCAAGCTGAACAAGGAACCCCCGCCGGATGACCAGCATCTGGGCCGCATTCGGCTTGAAGCCGCCACCGGTGAGGACTTCAGCAAGGCGATCGAGATTCCGAAGCCGGACGGCATGATGGAACGGGCCTACCAGCTCGTGAAGCACCTGTCGAAAGAGCATCCGCAGGGGAAGTGGGAGCAGTTCCTCTCGAAGGACGGTAAAGGGCTCGACTGGAGCAAAGTCATCATGTCGGGCAGCTCGCACGGATCGACGACCTCGGCGCGGTTTGCGCTGCACCAGAAGGTCGACCGCGTCGTGATGTTCTCCGGTCCGCGCGACCAGCTCGAACGGTGGTATGAGCTTCCTTCAGCCACCGAGAAGAACCGCTTTTTCGCGTTCACCCACGTCCTCGACACGGGCTGGAGCGGCGACCACTACTGCAGGTCGTGGCAGCTTCTGGGGCTCAACAAATTCGGTCCCGTCGTGAACGTCGACAAGACTCCGGTGCCCTTCGGCAACTCGCGGCGGCTGATCACTGACGCGGAGGTGAAGTCGAAAGATCCGGCCAAGACGGCTCATGGCGCTTCAACGCCCGGCGGCTCGGCGATCAAGGGGCCGGACGGCAAATACATCCATGAGGATGTCTGGAAGTACCTGTTCCTGCATCCCGTGGAAAAGGTCGGCAAGCCGGTTCCATTCGATCCGGACTGCAAGATCGACCAGACCGTGAGGAAGAAGAAGTAGAACCGGGTTCAACAATCCCGCCCGGAGAAATCCGGGCGGGACGCTTTGATTCAGACGACATTGATTTCGACGTCAATGTTGCCCCGGGTGGCCTTGGAGTAAGGACACATCTGGTGGGCTGCGTCGACGAGTTCTCTCGCGACGTTCGGGTCGATCCCCGGCAGGCTGACGTTCAGCCGGGCCCGCAGCAGGTATCCGCTCTCGTTGGTTCCGAGGTCGACTTCAGCGTCAATCGCGCGATCCCGCGGAAGTGCGACTTTCCGCTCAGCAGCTGCCAGGCCGACTGCGGCCATGAAGCAGGCAGACCAGCCTGCGGCGAACAGCTGTTCCGGGTTGGTGCCGTTGCCGGGGCCGCCCGGCGAGGAAAGGCCGATTTCGAGACGGCCGTCCGAGCTCCTGGCTGATCCTTCGCGACCGCCGGTGGTGTGTGTCTTCGCCGTGTAGAGGACTTTCTGAAGAGTGGTCATCGTAGTCTCCTGTGAACTCGCCGATGTTCGTCACTTCGAACATCGGCTCTGGAAGAACTACTGCCGCTCCGTCGAAACCTTACGTGATCCAGGGCGAAGCATTCGTCGTCACAGCTGCCCCGCGTCGCAGTGCAGGGCGACTTCCCGCAGGATCTCCTCCGGGCATTCGGGCTGGCGGACAAACAACCAGTATTCGACGTTCTGGTTGTTGATGGCGAAGTCGTAGTCGCGGTAGCGGAACTCGATCCAGGCTTCGATCTCGGCCACCGAAGCGATGAAGCTCACGATCTCGACGCCCGGCAGCTTCGCGATGATCTTCCGCAACTGGCCGGGGAGGACGCGCTCGGGCACGTCGGCGAACTGCCGCGAGCCGTCCTTCATCCGGAGGTCGACGATCTTCGGGCCGGGATTCTCCATCGTTGCGACCTGCGACGGCCCGATCACCAGATGTGGATTCGCTCGTTCTCGGGCAGGTACATGGCGTCGCCGGGTTTCACGTTGAAGGCTTCGTAGAAGGGGCCGAAGTTCTTCAGCGGGCCGTTGACGCGGAACTGCGCGGGGGAATGCGGGTCGGTGAGGACCTGCTTGCGGATCGCTTCATCGCGGTACTTCGAGCGCCAGATCTGGGCGTAGCCCATGAAGAACCGTTGATCGCCGGTCAGGCCATCAATTACCGGGGCTTCCTTTCCGCCGAGCGACATCTTGTAGGCCTTGTAAGCGATATACAGGCCGGTGAGGTCGCCGATGTTCTCGCCGAGCGTGAGCTGGCCGTTGACGTGGAGACCTGGGAGCGGCTCGAACTTGTTGTACTGCTCGACGAGCGCCTGCGCCTTGGACTGGAAGCGTTTCGCGTCTTCGGCCGTCCACCATTCGTTGAGGTTGCCGTCGGCGTCGGTCTTGCGGCCCTGGTCGTCGAAGGCGTGGCCCGTTTCGTGGCCGATGACCATTCCGATGCCGCCGTAGTTGGCGGCGTCGTCGGCTTTCGCGTTAAAGAATGGGGGCTGCAGGATGGCGGCCGGGAAGACGATGTCGTTCATCCGCGGGTAGTGGTAGGCGTTGACGGTCTGCGGCGTCATCAGCCATTCGGTGCGGTCGACCGGTTCGCCCAGCCGGGCGAGGTCGCGGTGATAGTCCCACGTCGCCGCGCGGGCCAGGTTGTTATACGGCTCGTTGCGGGAGATCTGCAGGGCCGAGTAGTCCTTCCACACATCGGGGAAGCCGATCTTGGTGTTCAGGCGGGTCCGCTTCTCTTCGGCTTTCACCTTCGTTTCGGCCGACATCCATTCAAGTCCCTGCAGCGACGTCTGGAAGGCGGCGAGGACGTTCTTCACCAGTTCGTCCATGCGGCGCTTCGCTTCGGACGAGAAGTGGCTCTCGACATAGACCTTGCCGACGGCTTCGCCGAGCGACGCGTTGACGGCCTTGACGGCCCGCTGCCAGCGAGGCTCCTGGGCTTCGAGACCTTCGATGAGCTTGCCGTAGAAGTCGAAGTTGGCGTTGACGAAATCTTCGGAGAGCCAGGCGGCAGCGTCGTTGAGAACGTGAAACGTCAGGTAGTTCTTCCAGTCGTCGATCGGCATGCTCGCCAGCAGATCGCCGAGCTTCTCGATGTAGGTTGGCTGAGCGACGTAGAGCTTGTTGATCTTCCCTTCCATGCCGAGCGTGGTGAGGTAGCTCTTCCAGTCGATCTTGCCCGTCAGCCTGCCAAGCTCCGCGACGGCGAAACGGTTGTCGGTCTTGGTGGCGTCGCGGCTGTCTTCGGGAGACCACTGCACATCGGCCAGCTTCTTCTCGAGCGCGTAGACCGACTGCGCCTTCTTCTCGGCATCCGCGATTCCGGCCAGCGTGAAGAGTTTCGCGATGTACTGCGGATAGCGCTGGCGGATCTCGTCGAACTGTTCGCCTTCCTGCAGGTAGTAGTTGCGGTTCGGCAGACCGAGGCCGGACTGGTGGATGAAGACGGCGTATTCGAGCGAGTTGTGCGAATCGACGCCGACTCCGGTTGCGAACGGCCCGACGATCCCGGACTCCTGGAGCTCGGCGAGGACCTTGATCAAGTCGGCGACGGACTTGATGCCGTCGACCTTCTCGAGCTCCGGTTTGACGGGCGTGGCGCCGAGCTTATTAGCGAGGGCTTCGTCCATCAGGCTGGCGTAGAGGTCCGAGATCTTCTTTTTCTCGGAACCGGCCGGGAGGTTCTTCTCGGCGGCCAGCTGCTCGATGATCTCGCGCTGATGCTTGTTGCTCTCTTCGCGGAGGATGTTGAAGCTGCCCCAGCTGGCCTTGTCGGCGGGGATTTCGGTTTTGGCGATCCAGCCACCGTTCACGTACAGAAAGAAGTTGTCCTGGGGGCGGACCGCGGTGTCGAAGCCGGCCTTGTCGATGCCGGAGGTGAGCGGTTCGGCCGCCTTTGCGGTGGGGCTCACCAGGCCGAGGAGGACGAGCAGGAGCAGCGAGAGAGTTTTATTCATGGCGACCGGCTGGTTCCTTCCAGAGGGTAAAATCTGCTGTGCAGCGATGGGGCGTGCATGATGGTCGATGCGCGGCGGCATCTCCACCGTTCTGGATGCGGGACCCAGGGACCGAAAGAATTCACCACGGAGACACAGAGGGCACAGAGATGAGGGAGGGCGCGGAGTGGGGAGTGCTGCTCCGCTTTGAAGGGGGCGGTACTCGGTACTGGGTACTCGGGCGCGATGGTCAGCGATGGCTGGGTGGGACGTCGAAGATCCCCGGCTGCTTTGGGGAAACCGGGGTTCTGCGCCGATGATGGCAACGATCGGCCGGCATCGCCGGCCCTACCCGCCGAGGTCTTTGATGATGGCTTCGATGTTGGCGAGCTGGGTTTGCTGGGTCGCGAGTTGTTCGCGAAGGCCGGTGACGATTTCCACCGGGGCCTTCGAAACGAAGTTCTCGTTCGCCAGCTTGCTTTCGTTGGTGGCGATGAGTTTTTTGATCTGCTCGGCCTGTTTCTTCTGGCGGGCGAGTTCGGCGTCCTTGTCGATCAGGCCTTCCAGCGGGATGTAACCGTCGGCGTCGCCGAGGGTGAAGCTGGCGGCGGCCGCGGGGCGGACGACGCTGGCGCCGGCGGCGGTGAGGACGGCTTTGGCCAGGTTATCGAACTGGCTGGAGACGTTCTGCAGGTCGCTAGCGACGTCGTCGCTGGAACGCATCAGCAGCTTGATCGGCGTGGCCGGGGGAATGCTGTAAACGGCGCGGACGTTGCGGACGGCGATGATCGTGTCCTGCAGGCGGGCGAAACGCTTTTCGAGAGCAGCGTCCTGCCAGCTGGTCGGAGGGGAGGGCCATTGTGCGGCGATGACGGCCGACTCCGCGAGACGTGGAGTCAGTACCGTTGAGGCGTCGCCGTGCGGCAATGCTCGAGTCGGCGCCAGTTCGTTCAACGTCTGCCAGAGTTCTTCACAGATGAACGGAGTGAAGGGCTGGAGCAGGCGGACGATCGTGTCGAGCACGGCGAGCAGGACGCGCTGGGCCGTTTCGCGAGCGGGGTTTGTGGTTCCCGGTTCGGTGCGCAGCCGGGGCTTGATCATTTCCAGGTACCAGTCGCAGAACTCGTTCCACACGAATTCGCGGACGGCGCGGGTCGCGCTGTCGAGCTGGTAGCGGCCGAGCGACGTGTCGATTTCCTGCTGGACGCTCGCGAGGCGGCTGAGGATCCAGCGGTCTTCGAGCTCGAGCTGGTCGGCCGTGACGTCGCCGGGGGTGTAGCCTTCGAGGTTCATGATGGCGAACCGCGCGGCGTTCCAGAGCTTGTTGCAGAAGTTCCGGCCGTATTCGAAACGCTCGATCACGATGCGGGCGACGGGTTCTCCGGCATCGGGCTCGTAGTGCGGCGTCGCGTACTGCGATTCCTTCTTGCACTTGGCGCACTTGATCTTCGGCTTGCCGGGCTTGAACTTCAGGTGGCCGAGCGTCTGGGGGATCGCGGCCTGGCAGTGCGGACATTCGTACGCGACCGGGAGGCGGACGTCCTGCGTTTCGCCGGCGAACGACGCGATGGTGAATCGTGTGCCGTCGCAGCCGTAGCGACCAATCAGTTCGATCGGGTCGACGCCGTTCCCCTTCGACTTCGACATGCCCTGTCCGAAGCCGTCGAGAATCTTGGGATGGACGCAGACGTGTTTGAAGGGGACCTGCTGGAGGTTGTAGAGGCCGGTGAGGACCATCCGCGCGACCCAGAGGGTGATGATGTCGCGGGAGGTGACGAGGACGGAGCCGGGGTAGAAGTAGGGGAGGACGCTGTTGGAGTGGGTAGTGGGTAGTGGGTGGTGGGTAGGAGATTGCTGGGCGACGACATTGGGATCGAGGGGGGGATCGTTTTGTTCGTCGGGCCAGCCGAGGGTGGCGTGGGGCCAGAGGGCGGAGGAGAACCAGGTGTCGAGGACGTCGGGGTCCTGGGTGAAGCCAACTGATTCCAGTTGCGACTCAATTTCGGCGTTCCCGTCCGCAACGCAGATGGAAAACTTCATCTCGCCAGTGTTGACGTCGAGAAGCATCTCGCCGCACGCCGTCTCCGATCCGTGCAATTGAATCCGTCCGCCGGCCAGATCAATCTGCGGGGCACTGAATCCCAGCCCCTCGTAGACCGTGAAGAATTCCTTGGACCTTGGATCGTCGGCTTTGGGGATGATTGAGGCTGTCCACACCGGAATGCGGTGCCCCCACCACAGCTGGCGGCTGATGCACCAGTCGCGCTTTTCCGCGAGCCAGTCCATGTAGGTCTTGGTGTAGCGGGGCGGGAAGAACCGCACGCGGCCATCGGCGACGGCATCCATCGCAGACTGCGCGAGACCCGGTTTGCCGGATTCGTCATCGCCCATGCGGACGAACCACTGCTCGGAGAGGTAGGGTTCGACGGGGGTCTTGGAACGGTCGCTGTGCTTGAGCGGGATCTTGCGGTCTTCGACTTTCTCGAAGTGGCCGAGGGCTTCCATGTCGGCAACGGCGATATCGCGGACTTTGTAGCGGTCGAGGCCGACGTATTTGGTTGCGTCGACGCCGGCGCCGGGCCCGCCTTCCGCCGCGGCCGCGTTGATCGTGCCGTTCGGGTTCAGAATATTGATCAGGCCGATCTGCGGATTGCGCTGGTAGCAGGCGTAGTCGTTCGGGTCGTGGGCCGGCGTCACCTTGACGCAGCCGGTGCCGAGTTCCTTGTCGGCCAGGAGCGCATCGGCGATGACGGGGATGAGCCGGCCGTTCAGCGGCTGCATGACCATCCTGCCGATCAGATGCAGGTAGCGCTCGTCCGTCGGGTGCACGCAGACGGCCGTGTCGCCGAGCATGGTTTCCGGACGGGTCGTCGAGAAGCTGATGCGGTCGCCGGTCGGCTTCCCGGCGTCATCGACGACGGGGTAGTTCATCGTCCAGAAGTGGCCGTCGACTTCCTCATCGTAGACTTCGTCGTCGGCGACGGCCGTCTGCAGGAAGGCATCCCAGTTGACGAGGCGGCGGCCGCGGAAGATCAGGCCGTCCTTGAACATCTTGAAGAACGTGCGGCGGACGGCCCGCGAGCAGACTTCATCGAGCGTGAAGCGGGTGCGGCGCCAGTCGCAGCTGGCGCCCATCTGCTTGAGCTGGCCGAGAATGCGGGCTTCGTAGACGTCTTTCCATTTCCAGATGCGTTCAACGAGGGCTTCGCGGCCGACATCGTGGCGCGTCTTCCCCTCCTCTTCGAGCATGCGGCGCTCGACGACCGACTGCGTGGCAATGCCGGCGTGGTCGGTGCCGGGCATCCACAGGGCCTCGTAGCCCTGCATCCGCCGCCAGCGGGTGATGAGATCCTGGACGGTGCCGTTGAGTGCGTGGCCCATGTGCAGGGCCCCGGTCACGTTGGGCAGGGGGATCATGATCGTATGCGGGGACTTCTCCGCATCGGGATCGGCGTTGAAGAAGCCTTCGCGTTCCCAGAACGGGTACCACTTTTCCTGGGCGGCCTGGGGGTCGTACTGCTTGGGAAGGTCGATGGGCATTGGGATCAGAACGCTTTCGAACGCGGCGGCTCACCCCGGGGGGCGAAACGGAGCGTGAGTTTTTGACGGCAGGCGGGAAAGAGTAGTTATCCCGCGAGGGTTTTGTGAGTGAATGCCGGCCTGAAGCGGACACG contains:
- a CDS encoding WD40 repeat domain-containing protein, which produces MRLIPFVLGLLFFVVTRGALAAPPGTSTSDLITQGIGQRYSRTPGPLGFTNWPVPLHHIVAATMASALSPDGRLLVTGGGYNANGGRLIIRDLETKSTILTRQTDRGLRRIRFVPNTDWIVVAGYDGKARLMDARTGRHIREFSRHTANIDGVAVSVDGSRMATASHDGLVMLWNLQTGQHLRTFTGHTNDVMTVAFVPTEPLLVSGSRDLRVLIWNIETGELVREFTGPESQVEDVAVSPGGTVIAAACGDQKTWLWDRETGKLLGTLPARRGRLSCVDFSPDGNHLAMGGFDGEVTLWDYAQQSMVVRIPAHQSAVFAVTFSGDGQLLASHGWSGDAKLWKSDGSLVTEFPIASDAQRAVSAAAWAPDESCFAVMDLAGGIRLISPDQNQELANFRIEGPQVSSLGFTGDGQLMTGHIDGSIRTVTRTGEASEPIAGGPPNRAGVARFSTVGPHAIAVQFLDGSAARIDVGQSKFVRLGETFDFVQVATDPGLDWFATLHHPGFVRFWDAATGKPLAGQLNLQEQSPQKLAVTSVGSRLICSNATGLINCRVTRTGDEVSGEPGRFLPVANGPLQALAISPDGQTVVGPLLDGTIRVHGIDGSMGTTIKRDNTAGPATEVMFGPRSQRLITIHQNGQGWFWDIDRANAEVLPLISIAAHEKGTRFVSFALDDQALVTNGYDGKGWVWDLATGERRQLIGKDSVSTCAVSPDTRKVAIGHFPAGLDLRDLQSLETERTFEKPKRGPYSIQFSPDQRRLITSYYEKDLILYDLAGETPPVALGPAALPWTYAVFSPDSKMFAACTGDYKQQSIVGSITLHDAATGNVLKKFEGFSGEAKFAAFDPEGRRLATSASDKVVRVYDIGSGEELAALKQSDTAFSIVFVPGTDLLITGDYRGNLRIWDFQSKTLVQSLRAHPDLLQRLDLSRDKSALVTGGKDGSVKLWKLVGEGNQLRVF
- a CDS encoding BPSS1187 family protein, whose product is MKQKYGLLFLVGLLATSVEATAAPPPYHDPAPKKYDITARASEIDPRAKEHPEVEFVFTKNGKPSDVEHGVVDTRVAPQGKLVIWLMGYNGQLFDRIAGYGLHGIQVHYANGWFGKLNKEPPPDDQHLGRIRLEAATGEDFSKAIEIPKPDGMMERAYQLVKHLSKEHPQGKWEQFLSKDGKGLDWSKVIMSGSSHGSTTSARFALHQKVDRVVMFSGPRDQLERWYELPSATEKNRFFAFTHVLDTGWSGDHYCRSWQLLGLNKFGPVVNVDKTPVPFGNSRRLITDAEVKSKDPAKTAHGASTPGGSAIKGPDGKYIHEDVWKYLFLHPVEKVGKPVPFDPDCKIDQTVRKKK
- a CDS encoding organic hydroperoxide resistance protein, with the translated sequence MTTLQKVLYTAKTHTTGGREGSARSSDGRLEIGLSSPGGPGNGTNPEQLFAAGWSACFMAAVGLAAAERKVALPRDRAIDAEVDLGTNESGYLLRARLNVSLPGIDPNVARELVDAAHQMCPYSKATRGNIDVEINVV
- a CDS encoding M13 family metallopeptidase, coding for MNKTLSLLLLVLLGLVSPTAKAAEPLTSGIDKAGFDTAVRPQDNFFLYVNGGWIAKTEIPADKASWGSFNILREESNKHQREIIEQLAAEKNLPAGSEKKKISDLYASLMDEALANKLGATPVKPELEKVDGIKSVADLIKVLAELQESGIVGPFATGVGVDSHNSLEYAVFIHQSGLGLPNRNYYLQEGEQFDEIRQRYPQYIAKLFTLAGIADAEKKAQSVYALEKKLADVQWSPEDSRDATKTDNRFAVAELGRLTGKIDWKSYLTTLGMEGKINKLYVAQPTYIEKLGDLLASMPIDDWKNYLTFHVLNDAAAWLSEDFVNANFDFYGKLIEGLEAQEPRWQRAVKAVNASLGEAVGKVYVESHFSSEAKRRMDELVKNVLAAFQTSLQGLEWMSAETKVKAEEKRTRLNTKIGFPDVWKDYSALQISRNEPYNNLARAATWDYHRDLARLGEPVDRTEWLMTPQTVNAYHYPRMNDIVFPAAILQPPFFNAKADDAANYGGIGMVIGHETGHAFDDQGRKTDADGNLNEWWTAEDAKRFQSKAQALVEQYNKFEPLPGLHVNGQLTLGENIGDLTGLYIAYKAYKMSLGGKEAPVIDGLTGDQRFFMGYAQIWRSKYRDEAIRKQVLTDPHSPAQFRVNGPLKNFGPFYEAFNVKPGDAMYLPENERIHIW
- a CDS encoding valine--tRNA ligase — its product is MPIDLPKQYDPQAAQEKWYPFWEREGFFNADPDAEKSPHTIMIPLPNVTGALHMGHALNGTVQDLITRWRRMQGYEALWMPGTDHAGIATQSVVERRMLEEEGKTRHDVGREALVERIWKWKDVYEARILGQLKQMGASCDWRRTRFTLDEVCSRAVRRTFFKMFKDGLIFRGRRLVNWDAFLQTAVADDEVYDEEVDGHFWTMNYPVVDDAGKPTGDRISFSTTRPETMLGDTAVCVHPTDERYLHLIGRMVMQPLNGRLIPVIADALLADKELGTGCVKVTPAHDPNDYACYQRNPQIGLINILNPNGTINAAAAEGGPGAGVDATKYVGLDRYKVRDIAVADMEALGHFEKVEDRKIPLKHSDRSKTPVEPYLSEQWFVRMGDDESGKPGLAQSAMDAVADGRVRFFPPRYTKTYMDWLAEKRDWCISRQLWWGHRIPVWTASIIPKADDPRSKEFFTVYEGLGFSAPQIDLAGGRIQLHGSETACGEMLLDVNTGEMKFSICVADGNAEIESQLESVGFTQDPDVLDTWFSSALWPHATLGWPDEQNDPPLDPNVVAQQSPTHHPLPTTHSNSVLPYFYPGSVLVTSRDIITLWVARMVLTGLYNLQQVPFKHVCVHPKILDGFGQGMSKSKGNGVDPIELIGRYGCDGTRFTIASFAGETQDVRLPVAYECPHCQAAIPQTLGHLKFKPGKPKIKCAKCKKESQYATPHYEPDAGEPVARIVIERFEYGRNFCNKLWNAARFAIMNLEGYTPGDVTADQLELEDRWILSRLASVQQEIDTSLGRYQLDSATRAVREFVWNEFCDWYLEMIKPRLRTEPGTTNPARETAQRVLLAVLDTIVRLLQPFTPFICEELWQTLNELAPTRALPHGDASTVLTPRLAESAVIAAQWPSPPTSWQDAALEKRFARLQDTIIAVRNVRAVYSIPPATPIKLLMRSSDDVASDLQNVSSQFDNLAKAVLTAAGASVVRPAAAASFTLGDADGYIPLEGLIDKDAELARQKKQAEQIKKLIATNESKLANENFVSKAPVEIVTGLREQLATQQTQLANIEAIIKDLGG